The genomic DNA AGTGAACCAAAACAGCCAGGGTCTAAAAACCTTTGACTTTGGTCGTTAGAAATGAAAGGCTAAATTCTTCAAGAACTCCTGGTTCTATGTGAAAAACCGTCGATGCAGAAgcagaacaggaagtgaagaggtGAAGGAAGTATTTGGTGAGAACACAGTGAGAGTTCTGTCAGTCggtgaacttctctgtcacctAATGAGGAAGCAAAGAGGAGTTTGAGGCGCTGCAGCAGATGAAACCACAGAGCAGAGGCAGAGCATCGACGACTGCTGCGTCTGCAAGACAGGAAACGAGAGACGCAAGAGAGAGAAATTTTGTCCTCCTCTTCACAGGCGACAAACTCCAAATCAGAAGCACATGCCGTCTCCCGCGGAGGTTTTTCTGAACCTTCTTTGATGCGACCTGAAGAGAAAAGGCAGGAAGTTTGAGTCGAAATGGGCACTGAGGAGAAAGATTCAGAGTCTGCAGCTCAGCTCGGGTCatcagagacagaaaaagagtGTCCTGTTGAGACGCCACCAGGACAAACATCAGACGCCTCTGACCCTCTTAACACCTACCACTGGCACACGGGCTCCAAAGGAACCCTGAAtgaaggagaagcagcagcagcttctccttCATCAACCATGGATAAGATCCAGAAGGCCTCCACCAACAAGTGGAACAAGATGCAGAACTGGCGCAAGGCCCAGAGCGAGGACACCGGGGACAAGAACTCATCTGGTGGGAAAAGTGGAGATGGAGGAAAGCCAGACAAAGGCAGGAAGAACCCGTTCAGACGGGCAATGTCTGAACCTCCGGGCTCACTGTTCTCAGTCTTGTCTCCGTCCTCCAGTGCAGGCAGCTCGGCTcacgcggcggcggcggcggcggcgtccTCGTCCTCAGCCGCCACCTCCGCAGACGCCTCGGGCGTCTCCACTGCAGACGCGTCGCAGAAAGCAGGCGGAGGAATGCTGCTGAAGAAGTACCTCAGGACGGTGTCCCAGAAGCTCAAGAGGCCCAGGCTGCAGAGTCGGAACAGCGCCTCGGCTTTGCTCCAAGGTACGGCCACGGAACCTTTAAAGTTCCAACACacatgatttattcattcatttctgttttcaacGATTTGGGTTTTCGTGGGCGGAGTCAGTTTCAGGAGCGTTGCTTTCTTTATCCTTTAAGCATCAGCGTTATTATCATGAACCAACACTGTCTCGTCTTCACCTTCAGTCATTCTCAATGCAGCGCCCCCTCAGGCGAAGACGGGAATATGTTATTTAAAAGGTTCTGTTGGTTTCACTGAAGTGCTCAGACCGGCTGAATGCGACACCCAAACCAGTCTAGCGGAGACAAACCGCCAAACAGTCGGGAGGCGGGGATAATTGAACACGTCGGACATCAGGGGGCGGGGATAACTGAACACGTCTGACATCAGGGGGCGGGGATAACTGAACAAGTCTGACATCAGGGGGCGGGGATAACTTAACACGTCTGACATCAGGGGGCGGGGATAACTGAACACGTCTGACATCGGGGGCGGGGATAACTGAACACGTCTGACATCGGGGGCGGGGATATCTGAACACGTCTGACATCAGGGGGCGGGGATAACTGAACACGTCTGACATCAGGAACAAtcagaggagggaaaacaaaactaaCTACAAATATTAGAGTgtaaatcgccaaaatggaggCCAAaatttaaaatggccgacttcctgttgagttgaggccatggttgcGGTCGACTTTTTTCTTCGTCTTGGTCGATAACATCTTTAcgcccttgagcaacacacgggtcagggaactatgccaatatcgcattttgaCCAGACCTGACCTCTGTGCCCAGTTTTAGAGTCAGAGCCCTGtcattcgtggctcgggccctaataataataatgataataataataataatccatccatcatctaccgctttatctccactagagggtcgcggggggtatagggcgataggcggggtcacaccctggacagctggccagtccatcgcagggccacacacacatagagacaaacaaccattcactctcacactcacacctatggtcaatttagggtgtccaatttacctatccccacattgcatgtttttggactgtgggaggaagccggagaacccagagagaacccacacacacgggtaataataataataataataataataataacaataacaataacaataataataataataataataataaaagtgagaaacaatgcacacaaatgcaaaaatgtgtgtaaagtaCATGAAACAACGTCATGAAAACTCTGAAGAGAGCACAGGAAGTCTGCAGCTCATCCTGGTGTTTCAGGAACGCTCAGTGatagcatcagcatcagcatcagcagcagcagcatcagcatcagcagcagcagcagcagcatcagcagcagcatcagcagcagcagcagcagcagcagcagctccacagatGTGGGAGATAAAATGCCATAATTAcccccaaaataaaataaataaatgaagcaaaCAGGCATGTGTCTCCTGTAAAATCCATACATGATGATGAACAGTGGAGAGTTAATACATACAGAGTGTTGTTAGTattgagctgagccgatacgaACATGTGACGTCAGGTCACTGATGGTCAGAGAGCGTCGTCGCTAAACTGTAGGTCAAAGTTCAAAAGACTTCAAACGttcatctgcaacatttagcaaacgTGTTGTctcagaggagtctggtgatTTAGTAAACGACAATGAAACTGTTGTTTTAATCAGATTCTACCCGGCGTTCAATAGCGTTGGTGTCTTTATGTCCTCTGATTGGacggtcaaaggtcaaaggagTCACAATggctgaaggagaagaagaaatccaTTTGATCGCAGAATTACTGACAAAGCCCCGAAGTGTCCTACACCTGTCCTCAGGCTgtccttcacctgtcctcaggCTGTCCTACACCTGTCCTCAGGCTGTCCTACACCTGTCCTCAGGCTgtccttcacctgtcctcagaCTGTCCTACACCTGTCCTCAGGCTGTCCTTCACCTGTCTTCAGGCTGTCCTACACCTGTCCTTCACCTGTCTTCAGGCTGTCCTTCACCTGTCTTCAGGCTGTCCTACACCTGTCCTTCACCTGTCTTCAGGCTGTCCTACACCTGTCCTCAGGCTGTCCTACACCCCTTCACCTGTCTTCAGGCTGTCCTACACCTGTCCTCAGGCTGTCCTACACcccttcacctgtcctcaggCTGTCCTACACCTGTCCTCAGGCTGTCCTCCGCTGCTCCCTTGACCCTGCAGTGATTAatcttcatgtttgtgtgtgtgtctcagacaTGGAGGAGGTCGACCCGTCCTCTGAGCTGCCTCGACTACACTGGCCTCAACCACAGGAGGTTCCTCTGTGGGACATTAGCAAGTGTGTCCTCGAGGAAGGACAGATTCTCATATCGCCAGAGGAGGaggtacatacacacacacacacacacacacacactctcaccaaCTCCCCTTGTGGTTCATCAAGTGTATTACACCTGCAGGCTACTGCATAAACCCAGGTAAAGGCCAGGATATCTTTGCTATCCTGGCTGGAGTTAGCCTGACTTGGTAGCACAAAAGTAGgataagctaagctaacacgAGTTACCATGGAGATTTATTCTCTGTAGCTAGCCTGTTAATCCTGATGATGCATAGGTTTGATCAGCTGTTAATCTGactggaaataaatgtgtttcgTTTTCCATAAACAACTGGGTGTGGATTACTTTCACTGTCCCACACTCGTGTCCACaagtgcatttaatgtgtgtgtgtgtgtatgtgtgtgtgtgtgtgtgtgtgtgtgtgtgtgtgtgtgtcagccaaCGATGTGGACCCGAAACCGTTTCAGCAGTTGCCTGTCCAACGTCAGCATGCAGAACCTTGTGGACATTGATGCAGGTTAAattacacccacacacaatccctaaatcttaatcttaagCTTAACCCTAAAACTAAGTCTAAACCATTATCAGCCGTTTTTATGCAGTGACAGGAAGAGAGGACGGTGtctccacttcctgtggtttttaggtttgctggtcctcacaaagccacataaacaagtacacacacacacagactggtgGAGACTTCTGgcttgaaaagtgaagccttcAGGATGGAAGTAGCTGTTagacaccagggggcgactccataAGAGTTATAATCTCAGTAAATGTTTACATGcgacaaatatatatatataaatgtatatactgtatatatatatatatatatatatatatatatatacacatatatatatatatacatatatatactgtacacagagatttacacacacataaaaatgcaACAGCTTCTGACATCAGCGTAACTCTAACTCTGCAGAGAGTCACACAGGAAATAGCTGAAAGTTAATGCGTGCGAGTCACTGTCAAATTGCttcctttacattttttttgttgttgttgaggaaGATGGCATCGCCCCTTGTGTGATctatgagagagacagagaggcaggcAGGGTACAGTCAGTCGTAGCTCTGCCGTTCTGCTCAGAAGGAAAATGTGGCAGGCTGCACTTTGACAGCgagaagaagaaagactgaGGCAGGAGTAACAAGACTGAGACACCTGCAGGCTAAATGATGGGATTCAGACGCTGGTTTGTGTGTGGTGGGGCTCTGGGTAAGCTAAGGACTCCTCCTCTTAACACATGTCTTCACACGTGTGATGTCTGTTTTTActtcagacaaagacaaacgCACATTTTGGGTTTTGCACCACATGATACATTTCCAGCGTCTTTCTCAGGTTAGTTTGGGCTCAGAAAACTGTGTGACGTCTCTGAACAGAACTGGTACATCGCTTCCTCTTTGCATCACCGTGTTTTAGGTTGCATTTTCCAAAAGTACCTCTGAGCCCATTTGGTTATTTCCATCATGATCTTATGACCGCACCACCTGAAGGCTCCATGTTCACATATATATTCAGCACCAGAATTTACCTTGAGACCCTAAATGAACATTGTCTTTGAACTGACTAACAATTCTCTCATGAAGTTTGGCAGAAAGTGGTTTTGGTGGCTGCTCCTTTAATGTCCAATAGCCTTCTACACTTATCTGTTTCCAGGGAACCTGCAAATCATGGAACCTTCCAGAACAGCGCTACTTGTATAACCTTATCAGTAAATTACCACCTGAAGGCTCGATGTTCACGCACATTCAGCAGCAGTTTCTGCTTTTTGTCCCCAGAATTTCCGTTGACACCGTTAATTTTTTCACGTTTTTGTACTGTAGATGGTGAAAGTCTAAATACTTTGTAATCTTACGCTGACTAACAATTCTCTCCTGAAGTTTGCCACAAAGCGGCAAGCCATGACCCATTCTTACCTGCGAACACTACGTATTTGGTGGATGCGCCTTTAATATCTAACATCCCTATACTTTTACCTGTTGCTAGGTAACCTGCTAATTGTGAACCCTTCCAGAACAGTGCGACTCGTACAACCGTTCAAACTGTTCAAACCTATTTTCTTTGTACTTTTATCTGTTAAACAAACAAGTGACAGTACCTGaaaacttgacagaaaacaGCTCCACCTAAAACCCACATCCTGTATGGGCTAATCCAATTGCTAATATTTCAACACAGGCTAATGTTTTGAGAGTGTGAGTTTTTGATAAAAGATGAACCAAAAAAAGTTAGTACACTTGATGCTTTACAAACCTTTTTAGATCATTGCTAATATCTCTGCGTTTGTTTTGCACTCAGAATGTAGTCCCCACCATGCGGGCCTGTCAGGTGGTCCTCGACCAAAGAGCCAAGACGGTGGTGTGAGGGTGAGTATTTCACCCAAGAGATAACAATCTGTCTGCTTGCTCCATTTCCTGTTGATGTTATACAGAACATAATTGCCGTCAAACATCGTGCTTGCACTTGTCACTGATAGGCACTCATCAAGCGACGGATTCTGGAGAATAGGGCCAAGAGGAATAGCAACACCCAGCCAAACTCCATCGGCCTGATCAAAGGAAGCAGGTACAGTACGTTGTGGGGCGATTGTCTTCAAGAACCACAAATGTTCATTCTCTCATTCATGTGATTTTCATATGTTACACTTgactttttctacttttttgaAGGTATGGTTCCCGGGAGTCTGTGTCAATCCCAGTCAATCCACTGGAGAGTCTGGATCTGAGTGCAGACATCACCACTGTCATCCGGCCAGTCCACAGCTCCATTTTGGGGGAAAAGTACTGCTTTGAGGTACTCTTTGACTTAAAATGATGTCCTCCATTATGtccaaaaaaggaagaaagaatcTGACAGTATTAATGATTAATGTACCTACAGGTGATCAATTCTGAGAGCACCCACTGCTTTGGCTGCTCCTCAGCTGCTGAACGTGACCGATGGATTGAAGACCTAAGACGGGCTGCTCAGCCCAATAAGGTAATAAGCCATTTATTTTAAGAAATGTTTCACCAGAAAAGTGAATTCAAACAAAGATTTAAATGTTCACAGGACAACATTGAGCGCACAGAGAACTCGCTGTGCCTGTGGATAAATGAAGCTAAAGATCTTCCACCCAAACGGCGTTATTACTGTGAGGTACACCTAGACGGCACTCTGTTCGCCCGCACGAGCAGCCGAGCTGTTGGCAAGCCATCGAATCGCTCCAGTCTGGCAGATGGCAGTTCCACCGGGTCATCAGGAGGTGTTGGGGCCAGTGGAGGTGTGGCTGGAGGGTGTCAACTGTTCTGGGGTGAATTCTTTGAGCTGGACAACTTGCCGTGCGTCTCCCAAATCACCTTGCATCTCTTCCGCGATGACGACCCCAAGAAAAAACGCCACTCCAAAGATGAGACCAGCCTGCATCCACTGGGCAGTATGGCTATTCCTTTAGCTGATATCCGAGGAAGGACCTATCAAGAGAAATGGTATCCGATCACTCCGTACAAGGCCTCAGGCTCAGCGGGGAGCAAAGACCTGCTGGGGGCACAGACATCCCTCCGAATTAAGGCTCGTTTCCAGAATTTGAAGGTGTTACCCATGGAGAAATACAAAGAGTTTGCAGAGTATGTGACAGTGGATTACGTGGAAATGTGCAGAAATTTGGAGCCACTTCTGAATGTCAAGGAGAAGGAAGAGCTGGCAGGTGCTCTGGTCCATGTGCTCCAGAGTATTGGCAAAGCCAAGGTGAGCAATAGGATCAAACACGatctgaaataaacaaaactgtattaataagcaataaaaacaaGCTATCTGGACTTAATGTGTATGCTTCAGGAGTTCCTCATTGATTTGGGAAGTGCAGAGGTGGAGCGTCTTGGAGAGAGGGAAGCACTGATCTTCAGAGAGAACACACTCGCCACAAAAGCCATAGACGAATATATGAAGCTCGTTGGCCAGAAGTACCTCATTGACACACTAGGTATTGTTGCTTGgtggcttttttaaaaataaatgttgttgtttgatgttttgtttgtggtgaACTGTGTTGTTCTCTTTTTCATTGTAGGAGACTTTATCACTCGTCTTTATGCGTCAGTGGAGAACTGTGAAGTCGATCCTCGAAAATGTCCTGCCACTGAACTGTCAAACAACCAGAAGCACTTGAAGGACGCCTGCGACGAGGTGGTGCAGAAGATTATTGAGATCCACGGGTGAGAGTTGAAAAGACATTGGGGGGGGTGTTGAGAATAATTAACTGAGCTTATCTTTGACATGTTTCTTTCCCTTAGACCTTTTCCTGAAGAGTTACACAAAATCTTCTCCAGTTGGATGGAGCTGTGTGAGGACCGGAGCAGACCAGAGATTGGCCAGCGTCTGATCTCAGCTTCTCTCTTCCTGCGCTTCTTATGTCCTGCTATCCTCAGTCCCTCTCTCTTTGGTCTGACACAGCCATATCCAGAAACAAACACCCTGCGGACCCTCACGTTAACTGCCAAAGTCATCCAGAACTTAGCCAACTTCACCTTGTGAGCAGCCTCGCACCTGTACAGACACTTTTACACAAATCTTGTGACTCAATCGTTTACATGACCACCTCAAAGAAATTCATATTTTAGTTAGAAACGGTACCAATTGTGGCGGTAAAATTGCTAACTAGTAAAACAGAGGTGGCCACAAATCATTCACTAAATTGATTCCGTGCTGCTCCTTGTATTCTGACAGTTGTGCAACTGAATGCCATCGTTGAGCTACATGCTTAGCTGGCATGAAAACGTACTTAGTGACAAGTATTTTCAAATATTGTAGGAATAAATTATGTgatgtgaatggaaaaaaaaattaattgtttGTTGTGATTCAGGTTTGGTGAGAAGGAAGAATATATGCTTTTTATGAATGAATTCCTGGAGCAGCACTGGAATGGAATGAGAGGTTTTCTCCAAACAGTGTCCAGTCTTGACACCGAAATCCCCATGACCTCTTTCGATGGCTACGTGGATTTGCCTCTGTGCCTGGCCGTGCTCCACGGCCTACTGGTTGACATCATCCGTCTCAAGGATCAGGTAAGGTAGAAAACCTCTGGCTCTTGTTGGGTAATTAGTTGTAACGGTAGCTTTTTTAGACTTTCTTAGTCGTAATACAGAATTCCCAGTCTTTGGAGACTCAGAGTCTAAAGTAGTATAAAGCATACACAGTCAAATTTGCATTGTTAGAGTAACACTAAAAACAGTGAATTTGACCCAAATGCTAATGGGGACCAAATATACAATAGAATAGTGTTGAATTTAACTAGTTCAGAGTGTGTTTGGTCCTAATAGGTATTGGTGGTAACTTTAACACTGAAAACTTTTCTGTGTAGTTTGTCATAAACTTAAAGTATATATAGTAAATCTGACAGACGATACTTGCTTCCTCGGGTGcatcaaacactgaagataCCAGAAACTCATTTAGCCTTCTTTACTCAGAAGGGTCTCACATGCAGCTTGTCTTTCTCAGAACACTATTGACAAGCTGGACCCACTGCCATCCATTCTGAACCAGATAACAGAGTCACTTGGTCCTGAGGCACCACGGATCATGATCGTTAGCAGGTACATTGAGAGCCTAGATCCGATCTCACTTGTTAGCGAAACATGATCTTGAGCATGGTGTTGTTTCATGTTGTCTAAGCAGTTTCCTTCTTGCAGCAATCCAGGACAAGTCAAGCCGATGTATGTTCCTCCTAAAGACTTGGGCAAATACAGTCCTCACCAATCGTCCCTCCAGCAGCTTCCT from Solea solea chromosome 10, fSolSol10.1, whole genome shotgun sequence includes the following:
- the rasal3 gene encoding ras GTPase-activating protein nGAP isoform X1, giving the protein MGTEEKDSESAAQLGSSETEKECPVETPPGQTSDASDPLNTYHWHTGSKGTLNEGEAAAASPSSTMDKIQKASTNKWNKMQNWRKAQSEDTGDKNSSGGKSGDGGKPDKGRKNPFRRAMSEPPGSLFSVLSPSSSAGSSAHAAAAAAASSSSAATSADASGVSTADASQKAGGGMLLKKYLRTVSQKLKRPRLQSRNSASALLQDMEEVDPSSELPRLHWPQPQEVPLWDISKCVLEEGQILISPEEEPTMWTRNRFSSCLSNVSMQNLVDIDAECSPHHAGLSGGPRPKSQDGGVRALIKRRILENRAKRNSNTQPNSIGLIKGSRYGSRESVSIPVNPLESLDLSADITTVIRPVHSSILGEKYCFEVINSESTHCFGCSSAAERDRWIEDLRRAAQPNKDNIERTENSLCLWINEAKDLPPKRRYYCEVHLDGTLFARTSSRAVGKPSNRSSLADGSSTGSSGGVGASGGVAGGCQLFWGEFFELDNLPCVSQITLHLFRDDDPKKKRHSKDETSLHPLGSMAIPLADIRGRTYQEKWYPITPYKASGSAGSKDLLGAQTSLRIKARFQNLKVLPMEKYKEFAEYVTVDYVEMCRNLEPLLNVKEKEELAGALVHVLQSIGKAKEFLIDLGSAEVERLGEREALIFRENTLATKAIDEYMKLVGQKYLIDTLGDFITRLYASVENCEVDPRKCPATELSNNQKHLKDACDEVVQKIIEIHGPFPEELHKIFSSWMELCEDRSRPEIGQRLISASLFLRFLCPAILSPSLFGLTQPYPETNTLRTLTLTAKVIQNLANFTLFGEKEEYMLFMNEFLEQHWNGMRGFLQTVSSLDTEIPMTSFDGYVDLPLCLAVLHGLLVDIIRLKDQNTIDKLDPLPSILNQITESLGPEAPRIMIVSSNPGQVKPMYVPPKDLGKYSPHQSSLQQLPVDAKGLRDGDVRTRKNTKERTPIKRTHSAPHRPTGHAKRALKRQTSSEALPTTDHEQEMEPNQPLISPPNTSASLKRTHQPVPWIKNSLSKESSEMKTENEQINLLDRHGQELSELRLGIEQVTERELDMAKRLEDFIIQSQDQNAMLLAEVTELRSMLALREEQLTSATFRLGVIEEEREEDERKLSVAVAAVDRMNVLEEQFAGMLRDLHQLSEVYNSSPSNAQRPEKQHINST
- the rasal3 gene encoding ras/Rap GTPase-activating protein SynGAP isoform X2, giving the protein MMGFRRWFVCGGALECSPHHAGLSGGPRPKSQDGGVRALIKRRILENRAKRNSNTQPNSIGLIKGSRYGSRESVSIPVNPLESLDLSADITTVIRPVHSSILGEKYCFEVINSESTHCFGCSSAAERDRWIEDLRRAAQPNKDNIERTENSLCLWINEAKDLPPKRRYYCEVHLDGTLFARTSSRAVGKPSNRSSLADGSSTGSSGGVGASGGVAGGCQLFWGEFFELDNLPCVSQITLHLFRDDDPKKKRHSKDETSLHPLGSMAIPLADIRGRTYQEKWYPITPYKASGSAGSKDLLGAQTSLRIKARFQNLKVLPMEKYKEFAEYVTVDYVEMCRNLEPLLNVKEKEELAGALVHVLQSIGKAKEFLIDLGSAEVERLGEREALIFRENTLATKAIDEYMKLVGQKYLIDTLGDFITRLYASVENCEVDPRKCPATELSNNQKHLKDACDEVVQKIIEIHGPFPEELHKIFSSWMELCEDRSRPEIGQRLISASLFLRFLCPAILSPSLFGLTQPYPETNTLRTLTLTAKVIQNLANFTLFGEKEEYMLFMNEFLEQHWNGMRGFLQTVSSLDTEIPMTSFDGYVDLPLCLAVLHGLLVDIIRLKDQNTIDKLDPLPSILNQITESLGPEAPRIMIVSSNPGQVKPMYVPPKDLGKYSPHQSSLQQLPVDAKGLRDGDVRTRKNTKERTPIKRTHSAPHRPTGHAKRALKRQTSSEALPTTDHEQEMEPNQPLISPPNTSASLKRTHQPVPWIKNSLSKESSEMKTENEQINLLDRHGQELSELRLGIEQVTERELDMAKRLEDFIIQSQDQNAMLLAEVTELRSMLALREEQLTSATFRLGVIEEEREEDERKLSVAVAAVDRMNVLEEQFAGMLRDLHQLSEVYNSSPSNAQRPEKQHINST